A genomic stretch from Sphingobacterium sp. ML3W includes:
- a CDS encoding TonB-dependent receptor translates to MKKNAIFRISVIFSLLLAGSYQTYAQVENPKPIINASLTGTVIDAVTKEPLQGVTVQIEAVTHQVKTDSKGVFQFVTGQKLPFSLIVSIVGYQTRRVVVDQSPTIIELTPRLEALDQVVVTARRRKEQLQDVPIPVSIIRGAALEDAGAFNVNRLKELVPTVQLYSSNARNTTLNIRGLGSTYGLTNDGIDPGVGFYLDGVYIARPAATWLDFIDIDQIEVLRGPQGTLFGKNTTAGAFNITSRLPQFTPEANVEVSYGNQGFIQAKTSISGPLAKNLAARASFSGTQRDGNLFNVHTNRKINDINNLGFRGQLLFTPTENIKLVLSGDVSSQKPDGYGWAVAGVVKTQRADYRQFDAIIKDLGYELPYKSAFERKIDLDTQSKADNKLGGVALNADIKIGEGTLTSTSAWRKWTWVPLNDRDYLGLPVYTVSAGNSVHNQWSQEFRYSGKISEKVSGVVGLFGLWQDLGTDPVHTEETGSAFWRFQKSSTSALWETPGLFDNFGIKTVYGIKSTSLAAYTQIDWEVTSKLHILPGLRYNYDKKKANYDRQTYGGLQTSDPALLALKNGVYTNQTFDINADADNFSGQLSAKYRFNPKINAYATYSISYKPIGINVGGLPTANGAVLLDLAEVKPEAVRHKELGVKTNPTRNSILNLSVYQTDIKDYQTQVQTPEPGVNRGYLANAEKVRVKGVELDGNINIGHFLRLNGALAYTDAKYVKFTNAPVPLEEVGGPQAFKDISGGVLPGVSKWSWSLGGEVNQSGKLIGINGSYFLGADLFHRSKFSSSSSPSQYLNIDAYTLLNARLGFRGSNGVSVFVWSRNLTNKDYYEQLLAAPGSYGQYAGVVADPRTYGVTLRYNWKQGN, encoded by the coding sequence ATGAAAAAAAATGCTATTTTTCGAATTAGCGTCATTTTTAGCTTGCTTTTAGCTGGTTCTTATCAGACATATGCGCAGGTAGAAAATCCTAAACCCATTATAAATGCTTCATTGACAGGTACTGTGATCGATGCTGTTACAAAAGAGCCCCTGCAAGGTGTAACTGTACAAATTGAAGCCGTTACCCACCAGGTGAAGACCGATAGCAAAGGCGTATTTCAATTTGTTACAGGACAGAAACTACCTTTTTCACTTATTGTATCCATTGTAGGTTATCAAACACGACGGGTTGTCGTTGATCAATCACCCACTATAATTGAATTGACACCACGTTTGGAAGCCTTAGATCAAGTAGTCGTGACTGCCCGTAGACGCAAGGAGCAATTACAGGATGTACCGATCCCCGTTTCTATTATCCGTGGGGCGGCTTTGGAAGATGCCGGAGCTTTTAACGTCAATCGGCTGAAAGAACTTGTGCCGACGGTGCAATTGTATTCTTCCAACGCACGTAACACGACACTTAATATCCGTGGGCTTGGTTCAACCTATGGACTTACCAATGATGGTATAGACCCGGGTGTCGGATTCTATCTGGACGGTGTATACATCGCTCGGCCAGCTGCAACTTGGCTAGACTTTATTGATATTGATCAGATCGAAGTATTGCGAGGGCCACAGGGTACACTCTTTGGTAAAAATACGACTGCAGGCGCCTTTAATATTACTTCACGGCTACCCCAATTTACACCTGAGGCTAATGTTGAAGTTAGCTATGGCAATCAGGGATTTATTCAGGCAAAGACATCTATCTCCGGACCGTTAGCTAAGAATCTGGCTGCGCGGGCCTCCTTTTCGGGCACGCAACGGGATGGTAATCTGTTTAACGTCCACACCAATCGAAAGATCAATGATATCAATAACCTCGGATTTAGGGGGCAATTGCTGTTTACACCGACTGAGAATATCAAATTGGTACTCTCAGGAGATGTCTCTTCTCAAAAGCCCGACGGATATGGTTGGGCAGTCGCAGGTGTTGTTAAAACCCAACGTGCTGATTACCGACAATTTGATGCTATAATCAAAGATTTAGGGTATGAATTGCCCTATAAAAGCGCATTTGAACGTAAGATTGACCTCGATACGCAATCCAAAGCTGATAATAAATTGGGCGGCGTAGCGCTGAATGCTGATATCAAGATTGGTGAAGGTACCTTGACATCAACTTCAGCTTGGCGAAAATGGACCTGGGTGCCTCTCAATGACCGGGATTATCTAGGTCTTCCTGTCTATACTGTTTCCGCAGGTAATTCGGTGCATAACCAATGGTCGCAAGAATTTAGGTATTCTGGCAAAATCAGTGAGAAAGTAAGTGGTGTAGTAGGCTTATTTGGACTTTGGCAGGATCTTGGTACCGATCCTGTGCATACAGAAGAGACGGGATCCGCATTCTGGCGCTTTCAGAAAAGCTCTACGAGCGCCTTATGGGAGACTCCGGGGTTATTTGACAATTTCGGCATTAAGACTGTTTATGGAATCAAAAGTACAAGTTTAGCCGCTTATACACAGATTGACTGGGAGGTGACCTCCAAACTTCATATCTTACCAGGACTGCGCTATAACTACGACAAAAAGAAAGCAAACTACGATAGACAGACCTATGGTGGGCTACAGACATCCGATCCGGCGCTGTTGGCACTCAAAAATGGGGTCTATACCAACCAAACTTTTGATATAAACGCAGATGCCGATAATTTTTCAGGACAACTGTCTGCGAAATACCGTTTCAACCCCAAGATTAATGCTTATGCAACCTACTCTATCAGCTATAAGCCAATTGGAATCAATGTTGGCGGATTGCCAACAGCAAATGGTGCTGTGCTACTAGATCTAGCTGAAGTAAAACCAGAAGCAGTTCGCCACAAAGAGTTGGGTGTGAAAACTAACCCAACACGCAACTCGATCCTTAACTTATCCGTTTACCAGACTGATATCAAAGATTATCAAACACAAGTACAAACACCTGAACCAGGTGTGAATCGGGGTTACTTGGCCAATGCCGAGAAAGTACGTGTCAAAGGGGTGGAACTCGACGGTAATATTAATATTGGTCACTTTCTGCGCCTGAATGGTGCGCTGGCCTATACAGATGCGAAATACGTAAAATTTACGAATGCACCAGTTCCGCTGGAAGAAGTTGGTGGGCCGCAGGCTTTTAAAGATATTTCGGGCGGAGTGCTTCCGGGAGTATCCAAATGGTCTTGGTCTTTGGGCGGAGAAGTTAATCAGAGCGGCAAACTGATCGGTATCAATGGCTCCTACTTTTTGGGAGCAGATCTTTTCCATCGCTCCAAATTCTCTTCAAGCTCATCTCCATCGCAGTATTTGAATATAGATGCTTATACTTTGCTGAATGCACGTTTGGGTTTTAGGGGGTCGAATGGCGTTTCAGTTTTTGTGTGGAGCAGAAATTTGACAAATAAAGATTACTACGAGCAATTGCTCGCAGCTCCGGGCAGTTATGGTCAATATGCCGGAGTCGTAGCTGATCCAAGAACCTACGGCGTAACGCTCCGGTACAATTGGAAACAGGGAAATTAG
- a CDS encoding sigma-70 family RNA polymerase sigma factor: protein MNEKELLQHYKKTGDLSALGKLYSPYMSLLYGVCFRYLQDPDRSQDAVMQIFEELIPKLRHYEIDNFKSWLHVYSKNYCLMQLRKDKRTTQVDIEDNLFESEQKLNTSEEAKWEERDFEKLEGCMHTLNEEQKECVRLFYLEQKCYKDIADLTGYDLNKVKSAIQNGKRNLKICMERKENGK, encoded by the coding sequence ATGAACGAAAAAGAGCTATTACAACATTATAAAAAAACAGGAGACCTATCTGCGCTGGGGAAATTATATTCGCCTTATATGTCCTTGCTTTATGGTGTATGTTTCAGGTATTTGCAAGATCCCGATCGTAGCCAGGATGCCGTCATGCAGATCTTTGAGGAGCTAATTCCGAAACTGCGTCATTACGAGATTGATAATTTTAAAAGCTGGTTGCACGTATACAGTAAGAACTATTGTTTAATGCAATTACGCAAAGATAAACGGACGACACAGGTGGATATTGAAGATAATTTGTTTGAAAGCGAACAAAAACTCAATACCAGTGAAGAGGCAAAATGGGAGGAGCGGGATTTTGAAAAACTAGAAGGTTGTATGCATACTTTAAATGAAGAGCAAAAAGAATGTGTACGTTTGTTTTATCTGGAACAAAAGTGCTATAAAGACATCGCAGATTTAACAGGATATGATTTGAATAAAGTCAAGAGTGCCATCCAGAATGGGAAACGCAATCTGAAAATCTGTATGGAAAGGAAAGAAAATGGAAAATAA
- a CDS encoding carboxypeptidase regulatory-like domain-containing protein, which translates to MQKNIIWFVLLTIITFFQIPSRSWAQGTEATITGRITDGSGPVKGSSVSVRNESTGFRQTTLTNQNGVYTFQQLPLGSPYTISVNHVGYAEQKKTDYKLNYGDELTVDFSLSSTETKLDEVIVQGAAADPKNKIKTLGASTAITANDLKKMPVNGRNFSSLIDLSPVSSGTNLAGQRASSTNFTVDGMNSRSTVAGGNSGGAYSISMEAIREFKVVTNDYDVTFGRSGGGSITTVTKSGTNTLTGSAFTFARADWLSSKYNLNETPRKQKFSTYQYGFSLGGPIIKDKAHFFVTWDRQMDTRPLQIADIQTTEDIARYKVTQTTLDDFTRIAVGKYGASADRLFGSFDKKKKTDAAFARIDWQLNEKNLLTIRNNFVYDSDNQQEGDNTGINAYESYTNRKYINNSLMASLRTSISSKLTNDLKIQHFYERSEAQHNVDGFDQSHSIPRAIVESIQSVDGANKYNNSIQLGGQRFSPEWFNGNMLQLVNNLYYNTDKIKYTFGADIMYTNMDFRYGSEMNGRFYFTGLQNFDNLTPYRYARDVYMTDQENTLVNNLAVGVYGQMEAKIARGLDVVGGLRLDNTKYLKKATFNQTVYDELGLSTDNGINTFQIQPRVQFNWDINEERKNIIRFGAGIFGSALNPYSMLNNMLFDGSRIAGVDITDPTLIPKPNFAGYRKDPDTAPGRELLDNPKIEKLVTINTNSKDVKVPTVYKANISINHFFTPSLRIGLSAYGTWGRNNYMYVDRNMVENPYFRLTAEDNRGVYVPASSINTTNGAANWTNSRKTKQVGRVLEMNSDGKNNSYTVVLDGTYRYYKDGQITMSYTWNDTKDNTSYNGNVANTATLSLMVKDDPRNLSTMSYSDNQFRHKVVFYGTMPSLWGVSMGLRFSGIAGTRYSLAVNGNVNGDFVNSNDLAFIYDPNNKNTPEYIKNGIQAILDDPNAEKSIKNYINGNLGQVAERNGGINGFYGVFDLHLAKNVKFYKNHGLEASIDIFNVANLLKKSWGVGHNLGKQNLYAIKSFDAANQQYIYNMSSGVGVSNLNGNPFQIQLGLRYAF; encoded by the coding sequence ATGCAGAAAAACATCATTTGGTTTGTGCTCCTAACCATTATCACATTTTTTCAAATTCCAAGCAGAAGCTGGGCTCAAGGCACGGAAGCAACCATCACGGGGCGTATCACAGATGGATCTGGACCGGTCAAGGGCAGTTCAGTATCTGTGCGGAATGAATCTACTGGATTTAGACAAACAACTTTGACCAATCAAAATGGGGTATATACCTTTCAGCAGCTGCCCTTAGGCTCTCCATACACCATATCAGTCAATCATGTCGGTTATGCTGAACAAAAGAAAACAGACTATAAATTAAATTATGGCGATGAGCTTACAGTAGATTTTAGTTTATCTTCTACGGAAACTAAGCTTGACGAAGTAATTGTACAGGGCGCTGCTGCTGACCCTAAAAATAAGATCAAAACGTTAGGTGCCTCTACCGCTATTACGGCAAATGATCTTAAGAAAATGCCTGTAAATGGTCGGAATTTTTCTTCGCTGATCGATCTATCGCCAGTGAGCAGCGGGACGAACCTTGCGGGCCAACGCGCATCTTCGACTAATTTTACGGTAGATGGCATGAACTCGCGCAGTACGGTAGCGGGCGGAAATAGCGGTGGTGCTTATTCAATTTCTATGGAGGCTATTCGCGAATTCAAAGTGGTCACCAACGATTATGATGTCACTTTTGGTCGTAGTGGCGGCGGTAGCATTACGACCGTGACCAAATCAGGAACAAATACCCTGACAGGAAGCGCCTTTACTTTTGCCCGGGCAGATTGGCTTTCCAGTAAGTATAATCTGAATGAAACTCCACGCAAACAGAAATTCTCCACTTATCAATATGGATTTTCGTTGGGGGGGCCAATTATTAAGGATAAAGCCCATTTCTTTGTTACATGGGATCGTCAAATGGATACACGTCCGCTTCAGATCGCTGATATCCAAACAACCGAAGATATTGCACGATACAAAGTTACACAAACGACCTTGGATGATTTCACCCGAATTGCTGTAGGTAAATATGGCGCTAGTGCCGACCGTCTATTTGGCTCCTTTGACAAAAAGAAAAAGACTGATGCCGCGTTCGCTCGAATCGACTGGCAATTAAATGAAAAGAACCTATTGACCATTCGCAATAACTTTGTGTATGACTCCGACAATCAACAGGAAGGGGATAATACGGGAATTAACGCCTATGAATCTTACACCAACAGAAAGTATATAAACAATAGCCTTATGGCTTCTTTGCGTACTTCGATCAGTTCCAAGTTGACAAATGATTTAAAGATCCAGCATTTTTACGAACGCTCTGAAGCACAGCATAATGTTGACGGATTTGACCAGTCACATAGTATTCCCCGCGCGATCGTTGAATCCATCCAATCAGTAGATGGCGCGAATAAATACAACAATTCTATCCAACTCGGTGGTCAACGCTTTTCACCAGAATGGTTCAATGGCAATATGCTGCAGTTGGTCAACAACCTATATTACAATACGGATAAGATCAAATATACTTTCGGTGCCGATATCATGTATACGAACATGGATTTTCGTTATGGTAGTGAAATGAACGGTCGTTTTTATTTTACAGGTTTACAAAATTTCGATAACCTGACCCCTTATCGCTATGCGCGCGATGTATATATGACTGACCAAGAAAACACTTTGGTCAACAATCTGGCTGTAGGTGTTTATGGGCAGATGGAAGCTAAAATCGCAAGAGGTCTTGACGTAGTCGGCGGCCTACGTCTGGACAACACGAAATACCTCAAGAAAGCTACATTCAACCAGACGGTCTATGACGAATTAGGTCTTTCAACCGACAATGGGATTAACACGTTTCAAATACAGCCTCGTGTGCAATTCAACTGGGATATCAATGAAGAGAGGAAAAATATCATCCGTTTTGGAGCTGGTATATTTGGGTCGGCACTCAACCCATATTCTATGTTAAACAATATGTTGTTTGATGGTTCACGCATTGCTGGCGTAGATATCACGGATCCTACATTAATTCCTAAGCCAAATTTTGCAGGATATCGCAAGGATCCCGACACAGCTCCCGGACGTGAACTACTGGACAATCCAAAGATCGAAAAACTTGTCACAATCAATACCAATAGCAAGGATGTGAAAGTGCCGACTGTATATAAAGCCAATATTTCCATCAATCATTTCTTCACGCCTTCGCTACGCATCGGTTTAAGTGCTTACGGTACTTGGGGACGCAACAACTATATGTATGTAGATCGCAACATGGTGGAGAACCCTTATTTTAGGTTGACTGCCGAGGATAACCGTGGCGTATATGTTCCTGCGTCAAGCATCAATACCACAAACGGGGCAGCCAACTGGACCAATAGCCGTAAGACCAAACAGGTTGGTCGGGTATTGGAAATGAATAGTGATGGAAAAAACAATTCGTATACCGTAGTATTGGACGGAACTTATCGTTACTACAAGGATGGACAAATCACGATGTCTTATACTTGGAATGATACAAAAGACAATACCTCGTATAATGGTAATGTTGCCAATACTGCTACCCTCTCCCTAATGGTCAAAGACGATCCTCGCAACTTAAGTACAATGTCGTACTCGGATAATCAATTCCGTCATAAAGTCGTGTTCTATGGAACAATGCCCTCTTTATGGGGTGTTTCTATGGGTCTGCGCTTCAGCGGAATTGCTGGAACACGTTATTCATTAGCTGTCAATGGAAATGTCAATGGGGACTTTGTAAATTCCAATGATCTTGCTTTTATCTACGATCCCAACAACAAAAACACCCCGGAATATATCAAAAACGGTATTCAAGCAATCCTGGACGATCCAAATGCTGAGAAAAGCATCAAAAACTACATCAATGGCAATTTGGGTCAAGTAGCAGAACGTAATGGGGGGATCAATGGTTTCTATGGCGTATTTGACCTGCATTTGGCAAAGAATGTAAAGTTCTATAAAAATCATGGACTTGAAGCCTCTATTGATATCTTCAATGTAGCCAACCTCCTGAAAAAAAGCTGGGGTGTAGGACACAACTTGGGCAAACAAAATCTTTATGCGATCAAGAGTTTCGATGCAGCCAATCAGCAATATATTTATAATATGAGTTCAGGCGTTGGTGTATCCAATTTAAACGGTAATCCTTTTCAAATTCAACTTGGGTTGAGGTATGCATTTTAA
- a CDS encoding nitroreductase, giving the protein MKNDVLKAIHYRRSVFQASFTEEEVSKEDILSILEAANAAPTHKRTQPWRFVIFRKEGLQRLGTELSRIYKSVTPAEKYTEATEITMGKKATQSNVAIALIVNYTGEVPEWEELACTAAAVENMWLAAHSLNIGGYWATPGLINHLGGFLNLEENQKCIGLFYLGHHESDAREPVRTPIEEKIRWEE; this is encoded by the coding sequence ATGAAAAACGACGTTTTAAAAGCAATACACTACAGAAGATCGGTATTTCAAGCTTCTTTTACTGAAGAAGAAGTAAGCAAAGAGGATATCCTTAGCATTTTGGAAGCAGCTAATGCTGCTCCAACACATAAACGGACACAGCCTTGGCGTTTTGTGATCTTCCGTAAAGAAGGGCTTCAACGCTTGGGTACTGAATTATCGCGCATCTATAAATCGGTTACACCAGCGGAGAAATATACGGAAGCGACAGAGATCACCATGGGCAAGAAAGCAACACAATCAAATGTTGCCATTGCGCTTATCGTCAATTATACGGGTGAAGTTCCTGAATGGGAAGAATTGGCTTGTACTGCTGCCGCTGTAGAAAATATGTGGCTCGCTGCACATTCGTTGAATATTGGTGGTTACTGGGCAACACCGGGCTTAATCAATCATTTGGGCGGTTTCCTTAATCTGGAAGAGAACCAAAAATGTATCGGCCTATTTTACTTAGGACATCATGAATCAGATGCGCGCGAACCTGTACGTACGCCTATCGAAGAAAAAATTCGTTGGGAAGAATAA
- the pepT gene encoding peptidase T: protein MSTFEINNISDFSVSERFQRYVQIDTQSDVNSPTCPSTEKQKNLGKLLVEELLSLGISDAAMDENGYIYATIPSNTSKKVPVICFCSHMDTSPDSSGKDVKPLVHRNYQGQDLVLPDDNSIVIKYAEHPDLANQIGNDVITASGTTLLGADDKAGIAEIMDAARLLMKHPEIKHGDIKILFTPDEEIGRGVDKADLKRLAADFAYTMDGEKAGTIEDETFSADGATLTIHGVSVHPGFAKGKMQSAIKIASAIIDALPKDRLSPESTNKKDGFVHPVNISGSVEKAEIQFIIRDHATANLKKHEDELEAIAKSIVERYPNCTYIFTVKEQYRNMKEILDQYPEIMEIGMEAITRAGMVAERRSIRGGTDGSRLSFMGLPCPNIFAGGHAFHGKQEWVSAQDMEKAVKTILHVVSLWEEKA, encoded by the coding sequence ATGAGCACATTTGAGATTAATAACATAAGTGACTTTTCAGTTTCGGAAAGATTTCAACGCTACGTACAGATTGACACACAATCTGATGTAAATTCACCGACATGTCCATCTACCGAAAAACAGAAAAATTTGGGTAAATTATTGGTAGAAGAACTCTTATCATTGGGCATTTCGGATGCCGCTATGGATGAGAATGGTTACATCTATGCGACCATCCCCTCCAATACGTCCAAGAAAGTTCCAGTGATCTGTTTCTGCTCTCATATGGACACTTCTCCGGATTCTTCTGGCAAAGATGTAAAACCATTGGTACACCGTAATTACCAAGGACAAGATTTGGTACTTCCAGATGATAATAGCATTGTGATCAAATATGCAGAACATCCCGATCTAGCCAATCAAATCGGAAACGATGTAATTACGGCAAGTGGAACAACGCTTTTAGGAGCGGATGATAAGGCTGGTATCGCTGAAATAATGGATGCTGCACGCCTATTGATGAAACACCCGGAGATTAAACATGGTGATATCAAGATTTTATTCACACCGGACGAGGAAATCGGCCGTGGGGTTGATAAAGCAGATTTAAAACGTCTGGCGGCAGACTTTGCCTACACCATGGACGGCGAAAAAGCCGGCACGATCGAGGATGAGACATTCTCGGCAGATGGAGCAACTTTAACGATCCATGGCGTCTCCGTGCACCCTGGTTTTGCAAAAGGAAAGATGCAAAGTGCGATTAAAATCGCAAGTGCCATCATCGATGCATTACCGAAAGACAGACTTTCTCCAGAAAGCACCAATAAAAAGGACGGTTTTGTGCACCCAGTGAATATCAGTGGATCGGTGGAGAAGGCAGAGATTCAATTTATCATCCGTGATCATGCAACAGCTAATCTGAAAAAACATGAAGATGAACTGGAAGCAATAGCAAAATCTATTGTTGAGCGCTATCCAAATTGTACCTATATATTCACTGTAAAAGAGCAATACCGCAATATGAAAGAGATCCTTGATCAGTATCCAGAAATTATGGAAATTGGCATGGAAGCTATTACAAGAGCAGGTATGGTCGCAGAAAGAAGAAGTATCCGTGGCGGTACCGATGGATCACGCCTATCATTTATGGGGCTTCCATGTCCTAATATCTTTGCGGGTGGACATGCATTTCATGGGAAGCAAGAATGGGTATCAGCACAAGATATGGAAAAAGCGGTCAAAACAATTTTGCATGTTGTATCTTTATGGGAAGAAAAAGCATAA
- a CDS encoding DUF4197 domain-containing protein: protein MMKFPLLYCTLFVSGLLFSNNSEAQIFKKINDALNKATQSQTDSTKKTNSSTASSSTTGSTKSNPLASLSNKDASLGIKQALSNGLNLSIESLAKKDGFLGDAAVKILMPAEAQKVEKTLRAVGMGKLCDQFIQSMNRAAEGAVKEAAPVFVNALSKMTITDATNILLGSKQDAATTFFKTNTSTELTNKFSPVIQSAMGVNNVDQYWTQLTSAYNNLPLGNKVETNLTAYVTQKAIDGLFIKVADQESKIRNNIGGSRNTNILQKVFGYADEKK from the coding sequence ATGATGAAATTTCCATTACTATATTGTACCCTATTTGTTTCAGGGCTTTTGTTCTCCAACAACAGTGAAGCGCAAATCTTTAAAAAGATCAACGACGCGTTGAATAAAGCAACTCAGAGTCAAACTGACAGCACAAAAAAGACGAATTCGTCAACTGCGAGCTCTTCAACAACGGGTTCTACCAAGTCGAACCCCTTGGCTTCATTATCAAATAAAGATGCTTCATTGGGTATCAAACAAGCTCTAAGCAACGGCCTTAACCTGAGTATTGAGTCTTTGGCAAAAAAAGATGGCTTCTTAGGTGATGCAGCGGTAAAGATTTTAATGCCTGCGGAGGCCCAAAAGGTAGAAAAAACGCTTCGTGCAGTCGGCATGGGCAAGCTTTGTGATCAATTTATTCAAAGCATGAACAGAGCCGCTGAGGGTGCCGTAAAAGAAGCCGCTCCGGTATTCGTAAATGCATTGTCTAAAATGACCATCACTGATGCGACCAATATCCTATTGGGAAGCAAGCAAGATGCTGCAACAACATTTTTCAAAACAAATACATCAACCGAATTAACAAACAAGTTTAGTCCAGTCATTCAATCTGCCATGGGTGTAAATAATGTAGACCAATATTGGACGCAATTGACCTCAGCCTATAATAATTTACCGCTAGGCAATAAGGTAGAAACAAACCTGACCGCTTACGTTACTCAAAAGGCCATAGATGGTTTGTTTATCAAAGTAGCTGATCAGGAATCAAAAATCAGAAACAATATCGGCGGAAGCAGAAATACAAATATCTTGCAGAAAGTATTTGGCTACGCCGACGAAAAAAAATAA
- a CDS encoding endonuclease/exonuclease/phosphatase family protein, whose amino-acid sequence MKKYFILAAALCFSYISYAQDFIAATYNIRQRNTVDTGNMWVDRKVPLTNLIKYHGFDIFGVQEAFHDQVQDLKTLLPGFDYVGVGRDDGAQEGEHSAIYYNTNRFKAIKSGTFWLSATDTEHPNKGWDAALPRICTWGIFEDKANKKRFIFMNTHFDHIGRTARTESAKLILAKAKEFAKDLPLILTGDFNVDEKDEAYFTLAKSNIVTDVHEVSPLKYEPNSSFNGWGKSLRASGRIDHIFITKPFQAKKYGILTDTYLSKFPSDHFPVVTTLSWK is encoded by the coding sequence ATGAAAAAATACTTTATTCTCGCAGCAGCATTATGCTTTTCGTATATCTCCTATGCGCAAGATTTCATTGCAGCTACATACAATATTAGACAAAGAAATACTGTAGATACTGGTAATATGTGGGTTGACCGCAAAGTGCCTTTGACCAATCTGATTAAGTATCATGGTTTTGATATATTCGGTGTTCAGGAAGCCTTTCATGATCAGGTTCAGGATCTAAAAACATTGCTTCCGGGATTCGACTATGTCGGTGTGGGGCGTGATGACGGCGCACAGGAAGGTGAACACTCTGCAATTTATTACAACACCAATCGGTTCAAAGCCATAAAAAGTGGTACATTCTGGCTTTCTGCAACAGATACCGAACATCCGAACAAGGGTTGGGATGCGGCCTTACCACGTATCTGTACCTGGGGAATTTTTGAAGACAAAGCCAATAAAAAGCGCTTTATCTTTATGAATACCCATTTTGACCATATCGGACGTACAGCCCGCACGGAAAGTGCAAAATTGATCCTGGCCAAGGCAAAAGAATTTGCGAAGGATCTTCCGCTGATCTTAACAGGCGACTTCAATGTAGACGAAAAAGATGAGGCCTATTTTACACTTGCCAAGAGCAATATCGTCACAGATGTACATGAAGTATCTCCGCTTAAATATGAGCCCAACTCTTCTTTTAATGGTTGGGGAAAGAGCCTAAGAGCCTCTGGTCGGATTGACCATATCTTTATCACCAAACCTTTTCAGGCGAAGAAATATGGTATTTTGACAGATACTTACCTGAGTAAGTTTCCTTCTGACCACTTCCCTGTTGTGACGACACTTTCGTGGAAATAG
- a CDS encoding glycerophosphodiester phosphodiesterase family protein: MKKHIFSCLTLAMVISSATLFAQTKAIAHRGVWKNSHLPQNSIASLKAAHELKLFGSEFDVHLTKDNILVVNHDNDFYGIDIATATYTELLAKKHPNGESIPTLEEYIKAGKKLKGLRLILELKTNKLGVERTLEAATKSVEMVKTLKAEKITDYIAFSFEACQKIHELAPKANIQYLNGDKSPADVNAAGINGLDYHFSVFKKNASWLQEAHQLGMKVNAWTVNTEEEMSNLIGQKIDFITTDEPELLLQVLKK; the protein is encoded by the coding sequence ATGAAAAAACACATTTTTAGCTGTCTGACGTTGGCTATGGTCATTTCATCGGCAACACTATTTGCACAGACCAAAGCAATTGCACATCGTGGCGTGTGGAAAAACAGCCATCTTCCTCAAAATTCCATCGCTTCTTTAAAAGCCGCACATGAACTTAAACTCTTTGGATCTGAGTTTGATGTACACCTCACCAAAGACAATATACTTGTCGTCAACCACGACAATGATTTCTACGGTATTGACATCGCAACAGCAACATACACAGAACTCCTGGCAAAAAAACACCCGAATGGGGAATCTATCCCAACATTGGAAGAGTATATCAAAGCAGGAAAAAAATTAAAGGGCTTACGTCTGATCCTGGAGTTAAAAACCAACAAACTGGGTGTAGAACGGACACTGGAGGCAGCTACAAAGTCCGTTGAAATGGTAAAAACTCTAAAAGCAGAGAAAATAACAGATTATATCGCATTCAGTTTTGAGGCATGTCAAAAGATTCATGAGCTCGCTCCAAAAGCAAATATCCAATACCTTAATGGGGATAAATCACCTGCTGATGTGAATGCTGCAGGAATCAATGGCCTAGACTACCATTTTTCGGTCTTCAAAAAGAATGCAAGTTGGCTACAGGAAGCCCATCAATTGGGTATGAAAGTGAATGCCTGGACAGTCAATACAGAAGAAGAAATGAGCAATCTCATTGGACAAAAGATCGATTTCATCACAACGGATGAACCCGAGCTCTTGCTTCAAGTATTGAAAAAATAA